ACACATGTGTCGCAGGCTGTTCATGTGTGTGTCACAGGTCCCACATACGTGTCAGTTGTCACACGTGTGTCACAGGCTGTACACGCGTGTTTCAGTGTTCACACGTGCATCACAGGTCATACACGCGTGTCACTAGCTGTCATCCGTGTGTCACACGTCCCACATGTGTGTCACAGGTCCCACACACGTGTCAGGTGTCACACGTGTGTCACAGGCTGTCACCCGTGTCTCACAGCCCCACACACACGTGTCACACTCTCACACGTGTGTCACAGCCCCGCACGGGTGTCCCAGCCTGTCACACACATGTCCCGGCCCCACACGCATGTGCCAGGTGTCACACATGTGTCCCGTGTGTCACGCGTGTCCCCGCTCCCCCCGCGCACCTGCGGGTCCCTCCCTTGAtgtggcggcggcggctccggggggggggacccgggggggACCCTGCGGTGACAACGGCGGCGACAACGCAGGTGGCACCGCGACAGCGCCACCCCAACCCCCGGGGAACGGGCACGGGGCGCTGGGGACCCTCCGTGTGTCCTCTGTGTCCCccttgtcccctctgtgtccccattgtcccctctgtgtcccccttgtcccctctgtgtcccctccctctccccgctgtcccctccgcTTTCCCAgcgctgtccccactgtcccctccgtgtccccgttgtccccagcgctgtcccctccgttcccctccgtgtccccactgtcccctttCTGTCCTTggtgtcccctccgtgtccccattgccccctccgtgtccccattgtcccctccctgtcctcggTGTCCCCTCCGTGTTCTTtctgtgtcccctccgtgtcccctgcgctgtccccgctgtcccccccgTGTCGCGGTGCCCGGGGGGATCCCGGGGTGTCCCCGGTGCttgtggggacagggaggtgacagcgCCCGAGGtgatgggactgggaatggactgggagggactgggagggactgggagggactgggaatggactgggagggactgggagggactgggagggactgggaatggactgggaatggactgggagggactgggaatggactgggatggactgggatggactgggagggactgggaatggactgggatggactgggagggactgggaatggactgggaggtGGGGATGGCGGGTACTGGTGAGGGTTTGTGcgtcccagtgtgtcccagttcattcccagtccGTTACTGGtgtgtcccagtctgtcccagtttgttcccagtgTGTCACTGGTGTGTCCCGGTGtgtcccagttcattcccagtccGTTACTGGTGTGTATcagtctgtcccagttcattcccagtctGTTACTGGTGCGTCCCAGTGCgtcccagttcattcccagtccATTACTGGTGtgtcccagttcattcccagtccGTTACTGGTGcgtcccagtgtgtcccagttcattcccagtccGTTACTGGTGTGTaccagtctgtcccagttcgTTCCCAGTGTGTTACTGGTGTGTCCCAGTCTGTTACTGGTGCGTCCCAGTGcgtcccagtttgttcccagtccGTTACTGGTGtgtcccagttcattcccagtgtGTTACTGGTGcgtcccagtccgtcccagtccgTTACTGGTGcgtcccagtccgtcccagtccgTAACTGGTGtgtcccagttcattcccagtccGTTACTGGTGTGTCCCAGTTCGTTCCCAGTCCGTTACTGGTGtgtcccagttcattcccagtccGTAACTGGTGtgtcccagtccgtcccagtccgTCACTGGTGcgtcccagtccgtcccagtccgTTACTGGCGGCACTGGCGCGGTTGCCGCTCCCGCCGGTTGCCGCCGGTGCCGGGAGGAGACGCCGGGCACGGGCACCCGCAGCGTTCCCAGCACTGCCGGTATCCCCGGTGCGGCTGTTTCCCGGTGCCCCAGATTCCCCCCGGTACCCGCGGAACCCCCGGTGTGCCGGTACCGCCGGTGCCCCCGGTTCCCCCGGTTTTCCCCGTTCCCCGGCGCCCGCAGACGCCGTTGGTGCCCCCGGTTCCCCCGGTAACCCCCGGTGCTCCCAGTACCCCCAGTACCCCCAAACGCGGTGCTTGCCGCAGTTTCCCCGGTACCCCCCGGTTTTGTGGGTGCCGCGGTGCCCCCGGTTCTCCCCGTTCCCCGGTGCCCCCGGTACCCGCCGTTCCCGTGGGTGCCCCCGGTGCCCTTCGCCCGCCGCTTCCCGGCACGGGCTGAGTGATTCGGGGCGCGGGGCTGACTCAGCGCCCCCAAACCCGGGCTCCGGTACCCCCGGTGCCCGCGGTACCCCTCCggtgcccccggtgccccccgggccccccccgGGCCGGATGCGCGGGCGGCGCCGGCCCCAAAAAACTGgggcaggaggaaaagggagcGGGGGGAGGGAGCGGGGGTGACACACGTGTCCGGGGTGTCACACGTGTCCGGGGTGTCACATGTGTCCGGGGGTCACACGTGTGTGGGGTGTCACGCGTGTCCCGGGGGTGACATGTGAGCGGGGGTGACATGTGAGCGGGGTGTCACACGCGTCCTGGCGGTGACACGcttgtggcagggctggcacgCGTGTCCTGGCGGTCACGCGTGTCCGGGGGGGTCACACACGGGTCTGGGGTGTCACAGGtgtccaggtgtgtcacacGCGTGTGCAGgtggaggagcagctgtgcaAGTCCCGAACTGGGCCATACTGGGAGCTCCCAGTTCCTTACTGGGCCATACTGGGATCTCCCCAGTCCCGTACTGGGGCTGTACTGGGCCATACTGGGAGCTCCCAGTcccgtactggtccatactgggatCTCCCCAGTCCCGTACTGGGCCATACTGGGAGCTCCCCAGTCCCGTACTGGGCCATACTGGGAGCTCCCAGTcccgtactggtccatactgggagCTCCCAGTcccgtactggtccatactgggagCTCCCCAGTCCCGTACTGGGCCATACTGGGATCTCCCAGTcccgtactggtccatactgggatCTCCCCAGTcccgtactggtccatactggtccatactgggatCTCCCAGtcccatactggtccatactgggatCTCCCAGTcccgtactggtccatactgggatCTCCCAGTcccgtactggtccatactgggatCTCCCCAGTCCCGTACTGGGCCATACTGGGATCTCCCCAGTcccgtactggtccatactgggatCTCCCCAGTcccgtactggtccatactgggatCTCCCCAGTcccgtactggtccatactggtccatactgggatCTCCCAGTcccgtactggtccatactggtccatactgggatCTCCCAGtcccatactggtccatactgggatCTCCCCAGtcccatactggtccatactgggatCTCCCCAGTcccgtactggtccatactgggatCTCCCCAGtcccatactggtccatactgggatCTCCCCAGTcccgtactggtccatactgggatCTCCCCAGtcccatactggtccatactgggatCTCCCAGTcccgtactggtccatactgggatCTCCCAGTcccgtactggtccatactgggatCTCCCAGTcccgtactggtccatactgggatCTCCCAGTCCCGTACTGGGCCCCGCGCGTTTCCTGTCCCGGGGCCGTGTCCCAGTTGTGGCTTTGTGGCTCCGGCAGCGCCAGCAcagggtgacaggggacactggggacaccactggggacaccactggggacattggggacactggggacactggggacaccactggggacactggggacaccactggggacattggggacattggggacactgggtaccccccagcccaggggtggcactggagctCGCTGTGACCACAAGGGACACTGCCACCAGAGGGGACAGTGGGTGTCAGTGACACCgtgggtggcacaggtgacacaggaagcCGTGGGGTGGTGTCAGcacggaggggacacgggggtggcAGCGGCCACAGGGGACGGGGCGGTGACACGCGAAGCTGTGGGTGACACGCGAGGACGCGGGGGACGTGTCCCACTGGTGACACGTGAGGCCACGGGTGACATTTGGTCTCATGGGTGACACGCGAACCCATGGGGACACCTGAACCACAGGAGGACATGGGTGGCACTGCGGGTCCCTTGGGAGCCTGGTGACAGGGACCTTGTGCCAGGTGTCCCCGTGCCAATGTCCCCATGCCAATGTCCCCATGCCAGTGTCCCCGTGTCAGTGTCCCCGTGTCAGTGTTCCCGTGTCAGTGTCCCCATGCCAGTGTCCCCATGCCAATGTCCCCGTGCCAATGTCCCCGTGTCAGTGTCCCCATGCCAGTGTCCCCATGCCAATGTCCCCGTGCCAATGTCCCCATGCCAGTGTCCCCGTGTCAGTGTCCCCACGCCAGTGTCCCCATGCCAATGTCTCCGTGCCAGTGTCCCCATGCCAATGTCCCCGTGtcagtgtccccgtgtccccccagcccaCATCGAGGTGATTCCCTGCAAGATCTGCGGGGACAAATCCTCCGGGGTGCACTACGGGGTCATCACCTGCGAGGGCTGCAaggtgacacggggacacgggggggacaggggacacgggggggacaggggacacaggggggacatggaaggacatggggacaggcgGGGGATAAAAGGGGACATGAGGATATGAGAAtatggggacattgaggacaaggggacattggggatatGAGGAGATACGGGGACaatgggggacactggggacatgaggggggatgtggggaccttggggagccaggggacatggaggggacatggGAGGGACAAGGGGGACGTTGGGACATGGGGGATGtgtgggggggtttggggaaatAGGGACATGGAGGAatctggggacaatgggggacatggggacattggggacatgggcacaAAGGGGGACATTGGAGATATGAGGCGatatggggacattggggacatggaggaatctggggacaatgggggacGCTGGGGACACGAGGGGGCACGTGGGGACCTTGGGGagcagggggacatgggggggacaagggggacattggggacatggggacaaggagGGGCATGTGGACATGGGGGGTGTGTGGGGGGACTTGGGGAAATGGGGACACGGAGGAatatggggacatggggggacatggggacattggggacatgggcacaaagggggacattggggatatGAGGCGatatggggacattggggacatggtgATACGGGGGaacttggggacatggaggaatctggggacaatgggggacGCTGGGGACACGAGGGGGGACGTGGGGACCTTGGGGagcagggggacatgggggggacaaaggggacattggggacatggggacaagggggaACACGGGAACATGGAGGAatatggggacaatgggggacactggggacatgaaGGGGGATGTGGGGGCCTTGGGGAGCaaagggacatggggacattgaggacgtggggacattggggacatggggatctAGGAGATGtggggggacattgaggacatggggacattgaggacatggggacattggggacattggggacatggggatctAGGAGATGTGGGGGGACTTGGGGACATGAGGACACGGACGAacatggggacaatgggggacatcggggacatgaggacatggggacattggggacatgaAGGGGGATGTGGGGGCCTTGGGGAGCaaagggacatggggacattgaggacgtggggacattggggacatggggatctAGGAGATGTGGGGGGACTTGGGGACATGAGGACACGGACGAatatggggacaatgggggacatcggggacacgAGGACATggggggggacatggggaccttggggagcagagggacaaggggggacattggggcacGGGGGACGTGTGGGGTacggggacattgggacagGGGCTGCCGCGGGTGGGTGTGGGGACACGGCGGGTGACACTGGTGCCACCGGTGCCACCGCAGGGCTTCTTCCGGCGCAGCGAGCGGCGCGGGCCGAGCCTGGCCCCGTGTCACCGCGGGCAGCGCTGCGACATCGACCGCGCCACCCGCACGCGCTGCCAGCACTGCCGCCTGCAGAAGTGCCTGCGCCTCGGCATGTCCCGCGACGGTGGGTGACAGcgcggggacactggggacaccagggactgTCCCTTGGGACACTGCTCTGTGAGCCTGGGGACATCGCTCTGCCCCTGGGGACATCGATCTGTGCCCTTGGGGACGCCACCCTGCGCCCTGGGGACATCGATCTGTGCCCTTGGGGACAGCTGGAACCCCTGGGGGACATCGCCCtgtgaccctggggacagctAGACCCCCCTAGGGACATCAATctgggaccctggggacaccaccCTGCACCCTGGGGACATCGATCTGTGCCCTTGGGGACAGCTGTACCCTCTGGGGACATCGCCCTGcgaccctggggacagctggaaCCCCTGGGGACGTCGATCTgtgcccttggggacacctgcaccccctggggacactgccctgTGATCCTGGGGACATCGATCTAtacccctggggacagctggacCCACCCCTGGTGTCCCCGCAGTTGGGGACACCTGTCCCTCCACAGCTGCCGAcacctgtcccttcccttgAGGACacttgtcccctgtccctgcgcCACCTGAGGAcacctgtcccctgtcccttcccttgaggacacctgtcccctgtcccttgtccctgtgccacctgaggacacctgtcccttgtccctgcaCCACCTGAGGAcacctgtcccctgtcccctgtccctgtgccacctgaggacacctgtcccctgtcccttcccttgAGGACacttgtcccctgtccctgtgccacctgaggacacctgtcccttgtcccttcCCTTGAGGAcacctgtcccttgtccctgcgCCACCTGAGGACActtgtcccctgtcccttcccttgaggacacctgtcccctgtccctgtgccacctgaggacacctgtcccttgtcccttcCCTTGAGGAcacctgtcccttgtccctgtgccacctgaGGACActtgtcccctgtcccttgtccctgcgCCACCTGTCGCCGCCCGAGGTGTCCCTGGGGAAGGGCCGGTGCCGCTcggtgtccccggtgtcacCCGCTGTCCcatgtgtcccctgtgtccccgcAGCCGTCAAGTTCGGCCGCATGTCCAAGAAGCGGCGGGACCGGCTGCAGGCGGAGGTGCTGGAACATCTGGAAAAGAACCGGGACCAAAACCGGGACCAAAACCGGGACCAAAACCGGGAACAAAACCGGGAACAGACCCGGGAACACCGGGAACAGACCCGGGAACAGACCCGGGAACACCGGGACCAAACCCGGGACCACCGGGAATGGCCGGAAAAccgggaaaaatgggagaaatgggaaaaaggggaaaaaggggagaaacGGGAAAAGCGGGATCAGGACCGGGCGGCCCCGGTGCCACCGCAGCCCCCCCCGTCGGGGCGCtgtcccccgctgtcccccgctgtccccgcgggctgtcccagcagggcGTGGCCCGCGGAGGAGGCGACAAGGAGGGGACAGgacggggacagcgcggggacagcggggacggGGCCGGTGCCTCTGCCCGGTGCTGGCGGCGTCCCGGAGTCACCGGCGGGGCTGGAGATCGGTGAGTGGCACCGCGACTGTCACCTAAGGGGGTGGCGGTGTCACCTGTTCGGGCAGGGGTGGTGGCGCCTCGGGATGTCACCTGTGGGTGCTCCGCGGTGGTG
The window above is part of the Ammospiza caudacuta isolate bAmmCau1 chromosome 30, bAmmCau1.pri, whole genome shotgun sequence genome. Proteins encoded here:
- the RORC gene encoding nuclear receptor ROR-gamma; amino-acid sequence: MPVSPSHIEVIPCKICGDKSSGVHYGVITCEGCKGFFRRSERRGPSLAPCHRGQRCDIDRATRTRCQHCRLQKCLRLGMSRDAVKFGRMSKKRRDRLQAEVLEHLEKNRDQNRDQNRDQNREQNREQTREHREQTREQTREHRDQTRDHREWPENREKWEKWEKGEKGEKREKRDQDRAAPVPPQPPPSGRCPPLSPAVPAGCPSRAWPAEEATRRGQDGDSAGTAGTGPVPLPGAGGVPESPAGLEIELLTQSVLLSHRATCHPRAEDIQGHRWATFSPEEIRAYQSQPMAAMWQRCARRVTEAIERVVEFAKRLRGFRQLGQHDQIVLLKAGAMEVVLLRVCRAFDAATGTVLFEGKLAGPELFRSLGCPELVASVFDLARGLSALRCSESELALLSALLLLNAGRPWLQDRPRVARLQGQIDVAFRGLLRRTRREGILPRLPAPGRLRALCSQHLEQVQAFRRLHPAGFSAAFPPLYRELFAPDAADGPAGTR